CTCTACGCAACAAGCATTTTGAGAAGTTTAAAACACGCCCAGTAACATTATACCTTGTAACAATTACGACCAGTTACTGCATCAAATGAAGACCAATATGAGAGACAGTTCGTGCAATATTTATACGGAACCGGCTATCTAACGCTCGAATTACAAGTATTGTTGGTTTTTGCGTTACCAAGTATGTAACGAGGAGTCGACAAGCGGTTTGGAGCCGTTGCATCACCCTTGTGCAACACGTCACTGAACCTACTGCACTTTGTGCATTTCACAATCTGATTAATTACTGTTTGGTTCATTTAATCATCTGGGATTATGACCTCAGGAAAATTAGGTTGCATGATTGTAGGCAGTTCAGTTCGGGTGGGCGTATTGAGTACACCATATTTGGATGTTCCTTGATTGTACAAATATATATAGGATATGCAATAGGATATGTATCTAAGTTTCTATATGGCACCATCCCACCTCCAAACGCGAAAGTACcgaaattttgtaaatttttgtaAACGTAACAAAGAGTACCATTTTGTAAATTTTGGCTTTGAAACTTTAAGCGCCTGAAAACCCAGCGCGCACAAGTTTTCGCAGAAATGCATCTGGTAGTGTGTTTTCGCACTTCCGGGGTTCCTATACCGGGGTAACCTATACGTAGGTATAGGTTGAACGAACCccggggttcttcaaaaaaagagtgtaaggtacagcgtggGCAAATCTTACGGTGACCGCTATCCATCAGGccgaccgtatgcctgtttgccaccgacgtggtataaaaaacaaaaataagtttaataagtCATATTTAGTAACGTTTGCTTAGACAGCAACTCCGGAAACGCGAAAAACAATTACTCGCCATAGAAAATGTTAAGATTTCCATCCAAAACGTATGAAGATGATTTCAGTTGGTCCCGTGGAAAAAGTAGCTCAGTGTTCAATGGCAATCTGTATAttatattcttcttcttctccttggaattagtgcgttttcacattatccgatccgatatcggatgtcggaccgacctCCTATACATTTAAGGCGCCATCTCTGATTAAACTATATCCATTGACCCGTCCCTGGACAACAAGTCTCTCCACGTCGTCACATGGTCGAAATATTTCAGGATACTCGTTCTGACCGTAGCAGAGAGCTCTTCAGTTCTTCGAGTATTGAAACGTTTGTACGGTGTTGTGTCATATACAGTTTCTTTATATAGCAAGATGTGGAGAGTTTAATAGGGAGTTGTTGGTCTAAACTAGTTGGTCCAAATTTCAGAAAATGTACGGGCCCACCAGTGTTCGAACTACAGAGAACTCTTGGGTGAAACATATGCTCGACATTTGATGTATTTTGGATATGGAGATAAATATAAAAAGTTCAGAAATCTCTTTTTATTGCTTTTTAACTTCTTTAACGTACCAGTGCAGTAACATTTTGAGGGTTTTTCAATTAGGGAACAGTACATGTGCTCGCATCTCGCGTCCGAACGGCGTGTTTCACGCTCCACCACCGCCGCCGGCCGCTGCAGTTTTTTTCAGCTGCAGTATTCAAATAGGCCGGCATCAGCATTGTAAATGCATGTAAATAATTTTCGGTTCACTATAAAAGTGTAGGCGTTTGGTGGTAGGCATCACATTCCAAGGTTTGCTTCTGAGGTGTACTGTAGCGAACTAACAAAACATAGCGATGTCTCGTTTTACGGTAAGGACTGTGGGTGATAAAGTGCAGTGATTAACCGACGATAAAATGAAAGATTTGATTTATTAGAGTTTAGGGTCAAAGTTTATAAAAGTAAATGTTTTTCAGATTCTCTTTGTCATCGCTTTGGCGTATGAAGCTTTCGGAGAAGGTGAGTTAATAATGATTAGAATATCTCGGATAAACTAAAAACTTTACAtttgaaaaataattacatttgaAATATAGATAATTATAGTGATTTTCACTTTTGCTGGATAACTACCTAAcccaaaataaattattttagattgcAACTCTATTTATAAATCTTCATATTAATCTTACCGCTTTCCCAGTGACGTCTTGAAGAAGCACGACTTCGACtcttgtaaataaaattatttgtgagtaatattatttgtaatataggtcatttaaatattttgtaggTGTGAAGAAAGACACCGTCGCTACTGATTCAAATGCTGAGCAGTCTGGACTTTACGGTTCTATCGCCGGGCACGGCCtgatcggcggcggcggcctcTACGGCGGCCCGGCCATCGTCGCCGGCGGCCCCGGCCTTATCGCCGGCGGCCCCGCCATCGTCGCCGGCGGCCCCGGCCTCATCGGCGGCGGCGCCCTCGTGGGCAGCGGCCAGGCCCTCAACAACGCCGCCGCCGTCGGCGCGGCTCAACTCAGCGCCATCCAAAACGCTCAGGCCGTCCAGGCCGCCAACATCGCCAACGCGGCCGCCGCCGCTATCCAGGGAGCTCGTGTGACCGAAGGTGCCGCCCGTGCCGGACAAGTCAACGCTATCAACAACGCCAGGGCTTTGGAGGCGGCGCGCATCGCCAACTTGCAGAGGGCTCAGGCCGCCGCTTACGAGAACGCTAGGGCCGTAGAGGCCGCGCGCAGCGCCGCCGCTGGAAGCGCTATTGAAGCCGGCCGCGCCGCGGAGGCTGACCGTCTCGCCAACGCCGCCCGCATCCAAGGTCTGGCTATCGCTCAGGCGCGCGCCGTGGAAGCGGCTCGCATCGCCAACGCCGCCCGCGCGCAGGCGTCCGCCGTCGCCGCTAGCGCCGCCCAGGCTCAGGCTGTCGCCGACGCGGCCGCCCGACAGGCCCAGGCTGGAGCTCTCCTGCTCGGCGCCGGCGGCGTTGGTGTGGTAGGCGTAGCGCCGGTGGCGGTCGGCGGGCTCGGTCTCGGCGGCGGGGTGGCTGTCGGAGGCCAGGTGGCGGTGGGAGGCCCGGTGGCCGTGGCAGGCCCGGTGGTGGGCTCCCTCGGTCTCGGCGGTCTCGGCGCCTACGGCGGCGGCTGGGGCAGCGGTGCCGGCAAATGGCACTAaacgaaaaatttaaaaaagaagCCTCTTGATTGGACACACACATAGATTCTACATCCATTTCGACTTTCTCCGTAGAAATGGTTGGCGGCAGATCTCAATACAACACGGTTGGTCATGTAAATATTAATGCAAATTTTATCTTGTAAACCTTCGACTacctaacaaaataaatattaccatAGCATAGAGTATTGTCGTTTTTATTCTATTACTAATAATTATCGAGTGATTTGAGCGTCAAGCGATTTACATAAGTGACTGAATGCATTGCCCTGAATTCTTTTACGTAAGCATGATTTATTAAAAGGTGTCGTCTCAAACAGGTAGTAATGAACTGTGAAGCAACGTATACCTATTCATGAGGCTCACTAGCATTTGCCCAATAACTATCTTAAATCTCATATCTTCTATCATTAATTAGCCTACGAGTATGTCCTCTTCCTAGACTTAAACCTCTTAAATATCTGCTTAGCTGTTCTGCGGTTCAAGCATTTATGTACATAGAGCTTCATTCGCATGTATaaccgtactaatattataaatgggaaagtgtgtgtgtctgtttgtttgtccgtctttcacggcaaaacggagcgacgaattgacgtgatttcttaagtggagatagttgaagggatggagagtgacattggctactttttgtctctttctaacgcgagcgaagccgcgggcaaaagatagtCACCTATAATTGAGAGGTGTCGCAAAGTAAACTCACTAATAATAAGGATGAATGACTAATAACTTCGTAGGTATCAAAAACATTTTGCAATCAACCACCAAGACATACAAAGTACAGAGTACAAAACACGCCCTTCCTTTAGTTCCTTTCCCGATTTCGCTTAACTAGCATCCTTTATACACCACCACATATAGTGCCCGGTAGAAATATCGGAGGATGCTGTGGATATGTGTAATTATGCATCCTTCCGTCGATATCTCAATGCCGGAATAGTCAAGTTGTAATCCGACAGGACATAAGCTTCTCTATTCATCACCAGTTCCTGTTTTCTCCAGTTACTTATGCATAATTAATGAGGTAATTACCTAATTTAAGTGCAACGAACAACATGCAGGCAGTAATCTGGGTCGTTTGAAGTTGAACTTGCTAGATTTTATTCACTATCAGGTTTTGAGGAGtgtaacttattttcaataagcatttttatatggtttttggatagaaatatattatgaaaCCTCCTAAACTAGTCAGTAGTCACTAAGCAGGAGACAAAGGATCCATCACTGGCCCCTTATAAACTGGGATTCTATTActgggactgaaatcttctcgaggctgaggcgtagggttagatcTGGCGTAACTTTATTTGACGTtgatatgcgcattgtaatatgcctaggtacttggaaaaataaatatttcatttcatttcatttcatttcgggTGTTTTGTGATCCATAACTGCAGAAAAAGATGCCTTTTCAAGTAACAAGAATTCTTTACGATTACTTTTGCTATTTTAGCGGAATAGGAATCAAGCGGCTTTGTTATTGCAGGCTTATCTCTAAGATATGTCGACAATTCAATATCTTGGGAGATCCCAACATCACCTTTTGACTAGTCATTTATTTGATACTCAGTGAAAGACGGGTATTAAGCATACTTAGCCATCTGCAAATaagtcgtagaccttccttcttcgatttcggccgataccactgatttcttggaacttatgtacatagtattataagttataagttccaagaaagatcggcgaaatcgaagaaggaaggtctacgaccactgcttctttgtttacccgtttgacagataattctaatcttaaaagaaacgaagtatagtcATCTGcaataagcgctggtggcctagcggtaaaagcgtgcgacttacgatccggaggtcgcgaggtcgaaccccgactcgtaccattaagttttacgaaagttatgtgcgaaatgtcatttgatatatgCCAGTCgcatttcggtgaaggaaaacatcgtgaggaaaccggactaattccaataaggcctagttacccttcgggttggaaggtcagatggcagtcgctttcgtaaaaaccagtgcctacgctaaatcttgggattagttgtcaaagcggaccccaggctttttttataccaccgaaaagcggtcaccataacctatggacgcctgcaactcaaggggataacgcaaggaggatgagtcATCTGCAATATTTTATATCAATGATCTTCATAAAAGCCACATCATTACCAATTTaccattaattattttgtttgtttaatttgttctttgtttaatttgttttttgtttcttgtgcattacatgtaaactatgtgaggtgtgcaataaacagtattgtattgtatcattttAGGGTTTCGCTATATCGAAGcgcaatagaaaaaaaaattgtcagcGTAATATAAGTACATACTATAGGTTCTACATAATCTACATTATCTGGCGTTTTTTGGGCGTCAGTGTCTAGCTACAAATTACCTATTCGCACATGTATTGCACAATTTGACCTCCTTAGTCCCTGCGAACGtgtacaaattaaattcgagtTTTGAAAAGTTACAAATACAAAACCAGAAAAATTGGCCTGGGACTTAGGAGGATAAATTAACATGGCTCTTTAAAGTTTCAGCATGTGGTCAAAGTAATTACTACCAGTGTGTGAACCTTCCGTGAACTGAATAAAGTAGAATTTACATtgttacattgatttttgaaacaaatgaagatcttaccaatttatttatagaataaggttcaaattcaaaatgggaaaactaactatggtgggcTTTACGAGGATATACATTTTGTAGGAATTGTGGAGAGAAATTTAGCTTATGAATGAGTAACCATTGTAGATGTgagtaaaaagttaaaaaccaACGTAAATAAGAGATATTGATATATGACATCATTGAAAGTCTTGAGTCCTTGACAGACATGAATGATTGGATACCTATTGATATTTCTTATCAATTTGAGTAAAACCCAGTATAAAAAtaggaaattaaattattggtaggtacctataactaCTCCTAtatcctgtgtggtgacgggttaagaatttcaccaccccctttcttcccgtgggtgtcgtagaaggcgactgtgggatatgggttaaattgtggtgtaggcgagaggctggcaacctgtcactgcaatgccacagtttcgttttcttttaaccccttatttgccaagagtggccctgaagctttagtagtttcatgtgctctgcctacccctttatgggatacaggcgtgattatgttgtatgtatgtatgtatgtacactaCTTACTTGGAAAAATAGCCGTAATGTATGGGTTTAAAACCGGGCCAGTGAGTGTTTTTTTAGAACGGTATAattaaatatcgtcactacttttaaaaaatctcgtatctcacgctgttcctcaaagttaaaacgcagtaagtctatatgcatttcatacatacttactacaattttcttttcattgacagacgaagatacaagtttttttaaaagtagtgacgatatgtaatatCCCCCAGCAAAATGTTCATGTTGTCAAGACGAAACTACAAGCCCTAACTTCAGACTGTAAAAAtctataaattttaaaaaatataggtacctaagctatacgagtacatagtcaaaatatatttaaaaacccCAAAAGATAAAAACTGACATTaagagaaaattaaaaaaaaaaaacaatagatCTAGGTTAGTTGTATTATTCATAGTCCAGTCTACACACTACACTTTATCATTCACTTTTTCGAAAGCCTGTAGGTAAACTGAGAATTAGATTTCTGTAtttaccaccccctttttccTCCCCCATTTtgtaatttcaccacccccttttttcccgtgggtgtcgtagaagtcgaccgtgggatatgggttaaattgtggcgtaggcgagaggcagccggcgtatcatgctgccaattttatcacttatccacgtggataaagcatccgtcacgctttagcaagtatgtcagtgtgagagtgacagatgtcttatacacgtggataagtgataaaattggcagcatgatgcgccggctggcaacctgtcactgcaatgtcacaatttggatttagttCAACCCCTTTGTGACAAgagcggcactgaaacttattagttcatgtgctctgcctacccctttacgggatataggcgtgattgtatgtatgttgtatgtatttatataagcgaattatcataatttttaagtaatgcctttaaattaaataaaaaaaaaccttgttTTGAAATCCTTTTTTTGCAagtaataacataatattagcATTAGGTATTTTGCCTATTTAGCGTAGTCAGCAGTTTAACTATCAGACCAATCTTGTTCTATTCATTTATTAGTTACAAATATctctatatatttattaaacataaCAAAAGATTAAACATatcattaaaactaaagttaaatctaaaaataagtaaatactacataacaaactatacctatatgcatataaaaatacttttctcaaacatggtatgaaatattgatgttatgtgccttataattggcagcgaagtatgacgttgcaggtgcggctaggacgattgatagataatggaatttcatacaaaccttgcaggccaaggccagcaaagtcctcttttttaatttccaaacacagataattgtgacataacatccaggtatttagccaattaaaaaaaaaaactataaggggctttatagacgtgctgactgcaactggtacgggccctagacaatatttgattttgggtgcgttttcatacaaaaaaaaattttttcgttttttttttattttttttttaactttttgtttttttataagcgtatacgggatatcaaaggggaacgaaaattcgattatttttgcgctacgacgcaccgtttagtagatacagccatccaaagttactattttcagtagactttatttatttcataccatgtttgagaaaagcactatacatacctcggcgggaaatggggttgcccgcctcagacctatccggcctcgcttcgctcggccgtctatatgtcttcggccggcaaccccctttgtcccggcctctgtagtaatgtactatacctacctacagtgaTAACCCAGTCATAAGGAAAATACCCCTTCCCCACCCCATGATACTGGCGGCGTTACCTCTTTGTATCGCAAGTGAGATACGTTGACAGAGGTACGCGCCAGCCCTGGGGTCCCCTGTGGTGTCGACCAGCCGTGCCGACAGTGCCCCCATGAATGATTTCATATCGGCCGACCAGGGACCCAAAGTCTCAACTGCgagcgccgcaaactcgtagtcTTTGAGCAACGACGAGTATTTACGGCGCTTGAGAATTTGGGCCTGGTCAGCCGCAGCTCCGGCCTGAATGCGAGTCCCCTGAATGTGGGACTGAGCAAAAGTGTCTCCTGTCTGGGTCCTTCCGAGTTTCCACGGCACCAATGTTGCTCCATCGGGCCGCTTGCCGTCGTCCCTTGTCATGCCTACGGGTTCTAACACCGCAGGCACAGAGACGGTGACAAGCGCGCGACGAACCAAATCGTTAATTGTGCCGTGGCGGAAAATTCGGCCGGCGCTTCGGAAACATGAGAGGCCGTGTCGGCCCAGCTGGTCCACGTCCTTTCCACAGATGCAGGTATGCGGAGCACATATTCTGGATCCAAGCCTTAAGCATATTGCTATCCTTAAGGTACTTGGATCCAGAATAGTACCGATCGCTCGCGATGGGAGAGCTTGCAGCCAGTGGCCCGACTCTGGCGCTGAAACAGCCAGTATGCGCGCACGTTCGTAATCGTTCGGGCTTTGTTCAATTATTGAGGCATGGGCTATTTTAAGACGTGGGGAGTCCCAATCCCGCTGACAATGGCGGGCAACTGGGATGTCCGCACTCGGACATGACTCACGCCAAGCCTCTTTGGCCTCCCTCAGGTTCGCTATCTCATCGTCAAGCATCGTGGAACGGTTTAAGATAATGCCGACGAGAGAAAGCGAACCGTAAGCAGAGGACAGAAAAGCAGGTAGAGCCACGCTAGTCGATGTGCGAACACCCAGTCCCCCAAATCTTATAGGAAGAACCGCTTGGGCCCATGATCTGTTTTCAAAATGAATGTTCAAAATTTTTGATAAAGTGACCTGAAGGGAGGAGTCAATGGAAGAAAGGATTGATGAGAATTTCCACATTTGACAACTACGTagtaaatacatatgtaaatttTGGGGTGAAAAGACAGAAACGGATGATGAAAAGCGCAATATGGGGATTAATTTTAAACAGAAGATCAGATGTACAATCGAATAAATTAAGTTTGCAATTGACTACTGGAGTAACCGATTCATCGAAAATTGGGGAGCCTAAAAGGGTGAGGGATGATTTAGAGTGGACAGAAATATTTGGCAGTACCGCATTgaattttgttaaaatatcgatttttttttcgtgtGGAAGGTGATCTGGAATGAAAATCTCACATTTGGTAAAGTTTAAGGAAAGGCCGATTTTAGAAAAGTGATTAATGATGTATTGGATATCCTGAAGAACGGTTATAGCATCGCCTCCAAGGAAACCGTCATCTAAATACCAGaggttaaattttgaatttaattttgtgatgaTAGGATGAATGACTAGGCTGAAAATGGCGGGCCGAAGCGGATCTCCTTGCTGACAACCCATGCTCGATGAAATAGTTTTTTCTCCAAAGAATAATTTTGAAGGGGCTCCGTAGCATTGCCATAGGTAATTAAAAAGTgcaggcaattttttttttaacttctgtTAACAGAGCCCCGCGGTCGACCGAATTGAAAGCGTTTTTGACGTCTAATTTAACAAATACCTCAAAATCTGAACGATCCAAAAACGTGCGCGCAGCGTGCATTTGTTTAATTACGAATAACATCCTAGATTTTATATTGTGTAACGTGTTACTATATCCAATCATaatccaataaatattataattataatgtgtATCACACGTTAAAGACTTTAGTCATTAAATATCAATAGAACCTttggtaggtacttataggtagttaggtactgactgttattttagtattttccgccatttatccatactaatattataaataggaaagtgtgtgtgtctattccgtccgtccttcacggcataacggaacgacgaattgtcatgattttttaagtggagatagttgaagggatggagagtgacgtaggctacttttgtctcttcctaaccccccacttctcgAAAATAGagtgtggaagtttgtatgcagcattcagcaattttcgaatttaacgggaGCGAAGCCGCGAAAGCTGGTAAACGTATATTTAGCTCTAAATTAAGTAATACTATAATAACTGTAGATAAAGTAATAAGATATTAGAATTACTATGAGTCATAAAATACTTAGAGCTGAGGATTTGACAAgaaattgaaattaattttacaATTAAGTTTAAAACCTACAGATAGTTTTGAGCCGGTTAAAAAGTTGGGTCACCCaatatagaaaataaaacataatttgctaactatgtattttacaaataactTTATAACCCCAGCCTACTAACCGTTAGCCGAGAAAGATATCAATTCAACGGAA
This window of the Leguminivora glycinivorella isolate SPB_JAAS2020 chromosome 16, LegGlyc_1.1, whole genome shotgun sequence genome carries:
- the LOC125234974 gene encoding elastin-like, which encodes MSRFTILFVIALAYEAFGEGVKKDTVATDSNAEQSGLYGSIAGHGLIGGGGLYGGPAIVAGGPGLIAGGPAIVAGGPGLIGGGALVGSGQALNNAAAVGAAQLSAIQNAQAVQAANIANAAAAAIQGARVTEGAARAGQVNAINNARALEAARIANLQRAQAAAYENARAVEAARSAAAGSAIEAGRAAEADRLANAARIQGLAIAQARAVEAARIANAARAQASAVAASAAQAQAVADAAARQAQAGALLLGAGGVGVVGVAPVAVGGLGLGGGVAVGGQVAVGGPVAVAGPVVGSLGLGGLGAYGGGWGSGAGKWH